One window of Penaeus chinensis breed Huanghai No. 1 chromosome 1, ASM1920278v2, whole genome shotgun sequence genomic DNA carries:
- the LOC125028854 gene encoding endocuticle structural glycoprotein SgAbd-8-like, with protein sequence MNRLLLLACLVAVVVADSYKTPIPILKDDRTQNAYGEYTFDFETGNGIVRNEAGKQADGQESSGGWSYTAPEGVPIKLSFTSGVGGYQPVGDHLPVAPTPVPLPYERNDY encoded by the exons ATGAACCGTCTGCTACTT CTCGCCTGCCTGGTGGCCGTGGTCGTCGCCGATAGCTACAAGACGCCCATTCCGATCCTGAAGGACGACCGCACACAGAACGCCTACGGCGAGTACACGTTCGACTTCGAGACTGGAAACGGCATCGTCAGGAACGAGGCCGGAAAGCAGGCTGATGGCCAGGAGTCCTCAGGAGGATGGAG CTACACCGCTCCCGAAGGCGTCCCCATCAAGCTGAGCTTCACCTCCGGCGTGGGCGGTTACCAGCCCGTGGGCGATCACCTTCCCGTGGCACCCACGCCAGTGCCTCTTCCCTACGAACGCAACGACTACTGA
- the LOC125028873 gene encoding endocuticle structural glycoprotein SgAbd-8-like: MQRLLALACLVAVVVADSYKTPIPILKDDRTQNAYGEYTFDFETGNGIVRNEAGKQADGQESSGGWSYTAPEGVPIKLSFTSGVGGYQPVGDHLPVAPTPVPLPYERQDY; this comes from the exons ATGCAACGTCTTCTTGCT CTCGCCTGCCTGGTGGCCGTGGTCGTCGCCGACAGCTACAAGACGCCCATTCCGATCCTGAAGGACGACCGCACACAGAACGCCTACGGCGAGTACACGTTCGACTTCGAGACTGGAAACGGCATCGTCAGGAACGAGGCCGGAAAGCAGGCTGATGGCCAGGAGTCCTCAGGAGGATGGAG CTACACCGCTCCCGAAGGCGTCCCCATCAAGCTGAGCTTCACCTCCGGCGTGGGCGGTTACCAGCCCGTTGGCGATCACCTTCCCGTGGCACCCACGCCAGTGCCTCTTCCCTACGAACGTCAGGACTACTAA
- the LOC125029020 gene encoding flexible cuticle protein 12-like: MSTLYCTAITMQRLLVLACLMAVVVADSYKTPIPILKDDRTQNAYGEYTFDFETGNGIVRNEAGKQADGQESSGGWSYTAPEGVPIKLSFTSGVGGYQPVGDHLPVAPTPVPLPYERNDY; encoded by the exons ATGAGCACACTGTACTGCACAGCCATCACAATGCAACGTCTTCTCGTT CTCGCCTGCCTGATGGCCGTGGTCGTCGCCGACAGCTACAAGACGCCCATTCCGATCCTGAAGGACGACCGCACACAGAACGCCTACGGCGAGTACACGTTCGACTTCGAGACTGGAAACGGCATCGTCAGGAACGAGGCCGGAAAGCAGGCTGATGGCCAGGAGTCCTCAGGAGGATGGAG CTACACCGCTCCCGAAGGCGTCCCCATCAAGCTGAGCTTCACCTCCGGCGTGGGCGGTTACCAGCCCGTTGGCGATCACCTTCCCGTGGCACCCACGCCAGTGCCTCTTCCCTACGAACGCAACGACTACTGA